Proteins encoded within one genomic window of candidate division WOR-3 bacterium:
- the recA gene encoding recombinase RecA — protein sequence MAGEDKDLEKERILDATLKQIEKQYGPGSIMKLGEATQIKVEVIPTGSFGLDIITGVGGYPRGRIIEIFGPEASGKTTLALHAIAETHKLGGKAAFIDAEHALDPTYAKALGVNVDDLILSQPDTGEQALEIVEMLVRSNAIDLVVIDSVAALVPRAEIEGEMGDAQVGLQARLMSKAMRKLVGVLNKSKTCAIFINQIRQQIQTGFGFGNPETTPGGLALKFHASMRVEIRKIASIKQGEDIIGNRVKVRIVKNKLSPPYKSAEFDIIYGEGISYEGELIDWGLEHGIIKRSGTWFSFKDYQLGQGREKARLFLKENPQVKKELEMELKKALGLA from the coding sequence ATGGCAGGAGAAGACAAGGATCTGGAAAAAGAGCGAATACTTGATGCAACTCTAAAGCAGATAGAAAAACAATACGGCCCGGGTTCCATAATGAAACTGGGCGAAGCCACTCAAATTAAGGTGGAAGTTATTCCAACGGGTTCTTTTGGCCTTGATATTATTACGGGGGTTGGAGGTTATCCAAGGGGAAGAATTATTGAAATCTTTGGACCTGAAGCATCTGGTAAAACCACATTGGCACTTCATGCCATTGCCGAGACCCACAAACTTGGTGGTAAGGCGGCTTTTATAGATGCGGAGCACGCCCTGGATCCCACTTATGCAAAGGCCCTTGGTGTCAATGTGGATGACCTCATACTTTCGCAGCCAGATACGGGGGAGCAAGCCCTTGAAATCGTTGAGATGTTAGTGAGAAGCAACGCCATTGACCTTGTGGTTATTGATTCCGTTGCAGCCCTCGTTCCAAGAGCCGAGATCGAAGGGGAAATGGGTGATGCCCAGGTTGGCCTGCAGGCACGATTGATGTCAAAGGCAATGAGAAAACTCGTCGGAGTTTTGAATAAATCGAAGACCTGTGCCATCTTTATAAACCAGATAAGACAGCAAATTCAGACGGGATTTGGTTTTGGAAATCCGGAGACAACCCCCGGCGGACTTGCCCTTAAATTCCATGCTTCAATGAGGGTTGAGATTAGAAAGATTGCCTCTATTAAACAGGGTGAAGACATCATAGGAAACAGGGTTAAGGTGCGTATTGTAAAGAACAAACTTTCACCGCCTTACAAGAGTGCCGAATTTGACATCATTTATGGAGAGGGAATTTCCTACGAAGGTGAACTTATTGATTGGGGCCTTGAGCATGGCATAATTAAGAGGAGTGGAACCTGGTTCAGTTTCAAGGACTATCAACTCGGTCAAGGCAGAGAGAAAGCAAGGCTCTTCCTAAAGGAGAATCCCCAGGTGAAGAAAGAGTTAGAAATGGAACTTAAGAAGGCTCTTGGACTTGCATAG
- the dcd gene encoding dCTP deaminase → MPVKSDRWIKEMALNYKMIEPFEEKLVTSGVISYGLSSYGYDIRIADEFRVFTDVYQTVVDPKNFDPRSFVEIKGPECIIPPNSFCLARSLEYFRIPRNVIGICLGKSTYARCGIVVNITPLEPEWEGHLTIEISNTTPLPAKIYANEGIAQLIFIESDELCTVSYKDRKGKYQGQRGVTPPKV, encoded by the coding sequence ATGCCAGTAAAGTCTGATCGCTGGATAAAGGAAATGGCATTAAATTATAAGATGATTGAACCCTTTGAAGAAAAACTGGTAACGAGCGGTGTTATCTCCTATGGGCTTTCATCCTATGGGTATGACATTCGCATCGCTGACGAATTCAGGGTTTTCACTGATGTTTACCAAACCGTTGTTGACCCTAAGAACTTTGATCCCCGTTCCTTTGTTGAAATCAAAGGTCCGGAATGCATCATTCCCCCAAATTCCTTTTGCCTTGCGAGAAGTCTTGAATATTTCAGGATTCCGAGGAATGTAATTGGGATATGTCTCGGAAAGAGCACTTATGCCCGTTGCGGTATCGTGGTCAACATTACACCTCTTGAACCTGAATGGGAAGGCCATCTTACCATTGAAATTTCCAACACAACCCCTCTACCTGCGAAAATTTATGCTAACGAAGGAATTGCACAGCTTATATTTATTGAATCGGACGAGCTTTGTACTGTATCATATAAAGATAGAAAAGGAAAATACCAGGGGCAAAGGGGGGTAACCCCGCCCAAGGTTTAA
- a CDS encoding ribonucleotide reductase N-terminal alpha domain-containing protein — protein MGDLFLSENALKVLEKRYLLKNENGEVIETPEGMFRRVAKAISEAERNYPKSPFTAEELEEKFYEIMTQLYFLPNSPTLMNAGTPLGQLSACFVLPVGDSMEEIFEAIKKTAIIHKTGGGTGFSFSRLRPRNDIVRSTGGVASGPVSFMRVFNEATEAVKQGGRRRGANMGILRVDHPDILEFIECKAKEGELANFNISVAVTDRFMEALEKGEEYELVNPRNGQVTGKLSAKEVFDKMVYYAWKNGEPGVIFIDTINKKHPVPGAGEIESTNPCVTRDTWVMTADGPYQVKDLLGRPFVVVVNGTLYETTSKGFFSTGIKPILKLQTKEGYSLRLTPDHKVLKLTNKGKDRKNYEWVSAQDLKPGDKVVLHNHRALGSWPGELTKSEGYLLGLLMGGVEIEEEASVLSTLEGKREALEEGEALTKVLSYAMAMSHCSESRGVLQVKSGNGHRLNFETLREFSRKFRIETEKEIVLSTIERASSEGYKGFLRGLFDTNGNICGNLSKGVSIKLSHSDFELLKTVQRMLLRLGIVSRIYYKGEDARLEKLEGVKNIESSYKLEPQYELVISGDNIIVFAERIGFGDNERMRKLNSALSSYKRGPKEESFLATVERVEEDGFEEVYDVQVPGINAFDGNGLYIHNCGEQPLLPYESCNLGSINLSKFVKGKPAYEEGKVSTAEEALKKIDWEKLREIVHLSVHFLDNVIDVNYFPFEEIKNMTLANRKVGLGVMGFADMLLQLGIPYSSQDAVKVAEEVMKFIQEEAVKKSMELAEYKGSFPNIDKSIYKHPMRNATLTTIAPTGSISMIADTSSGIEPLFSLAYTKTVLGGENLLYINSHFERAARALGFYSRELMEEVAGARSIKDFKGIPESIRKVFDTTFDIEPMQHLRIQAAFQKYVDNAVSKTINMPNSATVEDVAKVYREAYYMGLKGLTVYRDGSREEQVIKVAKETAETKRPPFTTPRPRPEVTKGRTIKMVTDLGNCYITINEDEYGIFEVFIYLGKSGSQTMAFTEAIGRLISLALRSGVPVSEVVKQLKGIKSSTPVRQENGEVVYSVPDAIAKAIEKYLERGVQLELLPASPTLKPIIDLHKKAKKSEEAEKQYDICPECGGRLIYQEGCYLCIDCGYSKCE, from the coding sequence ATGGGCGATTTATTTTTAAGTGAAAATGCACTGAAGGTGCTGGAGAAGCGTTATCTTTTAAAGAATGAGAATGGAGAGGTTATTGAAACTCCGGAGGGGATGTTTCGAAGGGTTGCTAAGGCAATAAGTGAAGCGGAGAGGAACTACCCTAAGAGCCCCTTTACCGCCGAAGAATTAGAGGAAAAGTTCTATGAAATAATGACTCAGCTTTATTTTTTACCCAATTCCCCCACTTTAATGAATGCAGGTACCCCCCTTGGTCAGTTAAGCGCCTGTTTCGTGCTCCCCGTTGGTGATTCCATGGAGGAGATTTTCGAAGCAATTAAAAAAACTGCCATCATTCACAAAACGGGCGGAGGAACGGGCTTCTCTTTCTCAAGATTAAGGCCGAGAAATGATATTGTAAGAAGTACCGGCGGTGTTGCCAGCGGACCTGTGTCCTTTATGAGGGTTTTCAACGAGGCGACGGAGGCGGTAAAGCAGGGTGGAAGGCGCCGTGGTGCCAATATGGGGATTTTGAGGGTTGATCACCCTGATATCCTTGAGTTTATTGAGTGTAAAGCCAAGGAAGGAGAATTGGCCAATTTCAATATCTCGGTAGCAGTCACTGATAGGTTTATGGAGGCTTTGGAAAAGGGCGAAGAGTATGAGCTTGTAAACCCGAGAAATGGGCAGGTAACGGGTAAGTTGAGTGCAAAGGAAGTTTTTGACAAAATGGTCTATTACGCATGGAAGAACGGCGAACCGGGGGTTATCTTTATCGATACTATTAACAAGAAACACCCGGTTCCCGGTGCCGGAGAAATAGAATCCACTAATCCCTGCGTTACACGAGATACCTGGGTTATGACTGCAGATGGCCCTTATCAGGTCAAAGATTTGCTTGGTAGGCCCTTTGTCGTGGTCGTAAACGGAACATTATACGAGACCACAAGTAAGGGATTTTTCAGCACAGGAATTAAACCCATTCTGAAATTACAAACTAAGGAGGGTTACAGCTTAAGATTAACACCCGATCATAAGGTTTTGAAACTTACAAATAAAGGAAAGGATCGGAAAAACTATGAATGGGTTTCGGCACAAGATTTAAAGCCCGGAGATAAAGTGGTACTTCACAACCATCGTGCCTTAGGCAGCTGGCCCGGTGAACTCACAAAATCGGAAGGCTATCTTTTGGGACTCCTTATGGGAGGTGTTGAGATTGAGGAGGAGGCGTCAGTCCTATCAACTTTGGAGGGGAAGAGGGAAGCACTGGAAGAAGGCGAGGCTTTGACGAAGGTTCTCTCCTATGCAATGGCTATGTCTCATTGTTCAGAATCGAGAGGTGTGTTACAGGTTAAAAGTGGGAATGGTCATAGATTGAATTTTGAAACTTTAAGGGAATTTTCGAGGAAATTTAGAATAGAAACTGAAAAGGAGATTGTATTGTCTACCATTGAAAGGGCTTCGTCGGAAGGGTATAAGGGTTTCCTGCGAGGCCTATTTGATACCAATGGCAATATTTGTGGAAATCTGTCAAAGGGTGTGAGTATAAAACTCTCCCATAGCGATTTCGAGCTTCTAAAGACCGTTCAAAGGATGCTTCTTAGGCTTGGGATCGTAAGCAGGATTTACTATAAGGGAGAGGATGCAAGGCTTGAAAAGTTAGAAGGTGTCAAGAACATTGAATCATCTTACAAATTAGAACCTCAATATGAGCTGGTTATAAGCGGTGATAACATTATTGTATTTGCGGAAAGAATCGGCTTCGGCGACAATGAAAGGATGCGGAAGTTGAATTCTGCACTTTCTTCCTATAAGAGGGGGCCAAAAGAAGAGTCCTTCTTGGCAACGGTGGAAAGGGTTGAGGAAGACGGATTCGAAGAAGTTTATGATGTTCAAGTACCTGGAATAAACGCTTTCGACGGGAATGGCCTCTATATCCACAACTGTGGGGAACAACCACTCCTGCCTTACGAATCCTGCAATTTGGGCTCCATTAATCTTTCGAAATTTGTAAAAGGTAAACCAGCCTATGAAGAGGGTAAAGTTAGCACCGCTGAGGAAGCCTTAAAGAAGATTGACTGGGAAAAATTGAGAGAGATTGTGCATCTTAGCGTTCATTTCCTGGACAATGTTATCGATGTGAACTATTTCCCCTTCGAAGAAATAAAGAATATGACCTTGGCCAACAGGAAAGTTGGACTTGGAGTTATGGGCTTTGCGGATATGCTATTGCAACTTGGAATCCCCTATTCCTCTCAGGATGCTGTAAAGGTTGCGGAAGAGGTTATGAAGTTTATACAGGAAGAGGCGGTAAAGAAATCAATGGAACTTGCTGAATACAAAGGATCTTTCCCGAATATCGATAAAAGTATTTACAAGCACCCGATGCGCAACGCAACGCTGACGACCATAGCTCCAACAGGTTCCATCTCCATGATTGCCGATACTTCATCGGGTATAGAACCCCTTTTCTCCTTGGCCTATACCAAGACTGTCCTTGGTGGTGAAAATCTGCTATACATAAATAGCCATTTTGAAAGGGCGGCAAGAGCCCTTGGCTTTTACTCCCGAGAGTTAATGGAGGAAGTTGCGGGCGCGAGAAGCATAAAAGATTTTAAAGGCATTCCAGAATCCATAAGGAAAGTCTTTGATACCACCTTTGATATTGAACCGATGCAACACTTGAGGATTCAGGCTGCCTTCCAGAAGTATGTGGATAACGCGGTTTCCAAAACGATCAATATGCCTAATAGTGCCACTGTTGAGGATGTTGCAAAGGTTTATAGAGAAGCATACTACATGGGGCTTAAAGGCCTAACGGTTTACCGGGATGGCTCAAGGGAAGAACAGGTGATCAAGGTGGCTAAGGAAACCGCAGAGACGAAAAGGCCTCCTTTCACAACCCCGAGGCCAAGGCCAGAGGTCACCAAGGGCAGAACCATTAAGATGGTAACAGATCTCGGAAATTGCTACATTACCATCAATGAAGATGAGTACGGTATCTTTGAGGTCTTCATATACCTTGGAAAGTCTGGCTCTCAAACGATGGCCTTTACCGAGGCCATTGGGAGGCTCATCTCCCTTGCTCTGCGTTCCGGGGTGCCGGTAAGTGAAGTGGTAAAACAATTGAAGGGTATCAAGAGTTCTACACCTGTAAGGCAGGAAAATGGTGAGGTAGTTTATTCCGTGCCCGATGCGATAGCCAAGGCAATAGAAAAGTACTTAGAAAGAGGTGTTCAGTTAGAGCTTCTGCCTGCAAGTCCTACACTAAAGCCCATTATAGATCTCCATAAGAAGGCAAAGAAGTCAGAAGAAGCGGAAAAACAGTATGACATCTGCCCTGAATGTGGTGGAAGGTTAATTTACCAGGAAGGTTGCTATCTTTGCATTGATTGTGGTTATTCAAAGTGTGAATAG
- a CDS encoding glycosyltransferase family 2 protein, giving the protein MLVSGFTYIRNAVKYDFPIVEAISSLLPLVDEFIVNVIESEDETLDLVKTIKDPKVKIITTPWFEELRGGGKPQVLFASRAMMECKSPWCFYLQGDEVVHEKYLDYIRSALTDYLEDDRVEGFTLKYKHFYGNYYLYHEGEGWVRNEIRIVRNDPTIAPYKDSHSFRKNGKKLQVISLDAYIYHYGWARRKSVLKDKLIEQARWHWKDDKIVKEKFVEKSLEELMRHKESLHFFKGTHPKVMLERINKQVADNDFILPIKEEYLKRKFKWKFRDFIADLTEKFTKRRFGEYENFRRIGYYHPFPGEH; this is encoded by the coding sequence ATGCTCGTGAGCGGCTTCACCTACATTAGAAACGCTGTGAAATACGATTTTCCTATCGTAGAGGCTATTTCCTCTTTACTTCCCTTAGTCGATGAATTTATTGTGAACGTTATCGAATCGGAAGACGAAACCTTAGATCTCGTAAAAACCATAAAAGACCCAAAAGTAAAAATCATAACAACCCCATGGTTTGAAGAGCTTAGAGGCGGTGGGAAGCCTCAGGTTCTTTTTGCCAGCAGGGCTATGATGGAGTGTAAGTCTCCATGGTGTTTTTATTTGCAAGGAGATGAAGTAGTCCATGAAAAATACTTAGATTATATAAGGTCCGCCCTAACCGACTATCTTGAGGACGATAGGGTTGAGGGCTTCACCTTGAAATACAAACATTTTTACGGTAATTATTACCTGTACCACGAAGGAGAAGGTTGGGTTAGAAACGAAATAAGAATCGTAAGAAATGACCCTACCATAGCACCCTATAAAGACTCCCACAGTTTCAGGAAAAACGGAAAGAAGCTCCAGGTGATCTCCCTCGATGCTTACATATACCACTATGGTTGGGCAAGAAGAAAAAGTGTTTTAAAGGATAAATTAATTGAACAGGCCCGCTGGCACTGGAAAGACGATAAAATTGTCAAGGAGAAATTTGTTGAAAAAAGCTTAGAGGAACTAATGCGTCACAAGGAATCCCTCCACTTCTTCAAAGGCACCCACCCAAAGGTTATGTTAGAGAGGATAAACAAACAGGTCGCTGATAACGACTTTATTTTGCCCATTAAAGAAGAGTATCTAAAAAGGAAATTTAAGTGGAAATTCAGGGACTTTATTGCGGATTTAACCGAGAAATTCACTAAGAGGAGATTTGGTGAATATGAAAACTTCAGGAGAATCGGCTACTACCATCCTTTCCCGGGAGAGCATTAA